The sequence GATTCCATCAAAGTTGTTGGTAAACAAAAAGATAAATCAAAGTTTGGTGCTGTAAAATCAATTCAGTTTCAAATAGATTCTTCTTCCGTAAATTCCGGTGTACCTGATAGAGATGGAAAAATCAAAAAATTCTTTTTTGGCTCTGTGAAAGGAAACAAAAAAATCTCAGGATCGTTCTCTGATATCACAGATGGAGAATCCGGTACTGCGAAATTAAATTTGAAGTTCGGAAGTGCCAAAATAATTGTGCCAGTAAATTTTGTTTGGAAAGAGAATGTTCTGGAAGTTGTTGGAACCGTTGATGTTGTGGGTCTTGGTCTACAATCTGGCCTAAGTAAATTAAATGCTGAATGTAATGACTTACACAAAGGTTCAGATGGTCTTAGTAAACTCTGGCCGACAGTTGATGTAAAGGTAATCTCAACAGTAAAGAAAATTTGTAAATAAGAATCACTGCCAAATTGTTTTTGCAAACTTTCAATTATGATTTGGTAGCTACAATTTTCCTTCCTTACAATTATCAATAAAAATGAGAGACTATCTATATGAGTAAAGAAATCGAAACTTATAATAAATCACAACCAGGTTCAGACCAAGAGATTTGTAATCTTTTATATCAAGAAATTAATCTGCATCTTCCCAAGGCGGAAAAAAAGATATGGCATGCTCATCCTGTTTGGTTTTTGGATGGAAATCCCATTGTTGGTTATAGTAAGATGAAGACGAATGTTCGGCTTCTGTTCTGGAGTGGCCAAAGCTTTGATGAGGATGGACTTACACCCGAAGGTAGTTTTAAGGCAGCAGAAGTTCGTTTTACCGATGTGAATCAAATCAAAAAAAAAGATCTGAAACGTTGGCTGGGTGATGCTGAAAAAATTCAATGGGACTACAAAAACATTGTGAAACGAAAAGGTGTTTTGGAGCGCTTGAAATAAATTATTAGATTCAGTGTGCGGATATACTCAATTCGTATAGTCGCAAGTTTTTTGTGCGTTTATCTGTAGTCCGTATAAATGCCAAGTTGCGGCTGCTATTAGGATCCATTTTGCTTCTACCCTGTTTTCTTTCTATCTTTACCTAACATTTCCTAACAAATGATCTTTTTCCCAAACCAACCTCTGCGCCAGC comes from Leptospira harrisiae and encodes:
- a CDS encoding DUF1801 domain-containing protein; translation: MSKEIETYNKSQPGSDQEICNLLYQEINLHLPKAEKKIWHAHPVWFLDGNPIVGYSKMKTNVRLLFWSGQSFDEDGLTPEGSFKAAEVRFTDVNQIKKKDLKRWLGDAEKIQWDYKNIVKRKGVLERLK
- a CDS encoding YceI family protein; the encoded protein is MKIFNSILVLIALSTISQLVAQENCMYEYDPAQTSLEWTAFKFTEKTGVKGKFDSIKVVGKQKDKSKFGAVKSIQFQIDSSSVNSGVPDRDGKIKKFFFGSVKGNKKISGSFSDITDGESGTAKLNLKFGSAKIIVPVNFVWKENVLEVVGTVDVVGLGLQSGLSKLNAECNDLHKGSDGLSKLWPTVDVKVISTVKKICK